From one Solanum stenotomum isolate F172 chromosome 12, ASM1918654v1, whole genome shotgun sequence genomic stretch:
- the LOC125849055 gene encoding uncharacterized protein LOC125849055, with translation MEASVRLLTCSNRHHVSPSLFLKLNYKPLPLSPSSFRTPSLSSPPKNRPRIFLSHRNPSSPLSSPFGFSKNPFPSQFLNPILSSNRFARIVSGTQDKLFNWHFAAGSEKGIEIGATPKEGPIVTVVMLGWLGSKPKHLRRYIELYNSKGIHALTFVASVKDVLSFDLGKKLEERIAVLANELALWLSESDKDGRERCLILHTFSNTGWLAYGAILENLKNRQDLLEKIKGCVVDSGGDPDISPKVWAAGFTAAMLKKRSSFASSSVEAGEGNEVGSPLTSGNIQAKGAMLMETVLFAALEKLFSFLLNLPDVNERLTKIITVLVKNQPSCPQLYLYSTADKVIPIQSVESFIEEQRRSGREVHSFNFGSSPHVDHYRTFPDKYVSVLQKFLQECTLIPKEVPKGKKRQ, from the exons atTACAAGCCCCTTCCGTTATCACCATCTTCCTTTCGAACCCCTTCACTTTCTTCTCCCCCAAAGAATCGCCCCCGCATTTTCTTATCACATCGCAATCCCTCCTCCCCACTTTCTTCCCCATTTGGTTTTTCGAAAAATCCATTCCCATCGCAATTCTTGAATCCCATCTTATCCAGCAATCGTTTTGCTCGTATAGTATCAGGTACCCAAGATAAATTATTCAATTGGCATTTTGCTGCTGGCAGTGAAAAGGGTATTGAAATTGGGGCAACACCCAAAGAAGGCCCAATTGTGACGGTTGTGATGTTGGGTTGGCTCGGGTCAAAGCCGAAACATTTGAGGAGGTATATTGAGTTGTATAACTCTAAGGGTATTCACGCTCTAACGTTTGTTGCTTCTGTGAAAGATGTTCTTTCTTTCGATCTTGGCAAGAAATTGGAGGAGAGGATTGCTGTATTGGCAAATGAGCTTGCTTTGTGGTTGTCAGAATCCGATAAGGATGGTCGTGAACGGTGTTTGATTTTACACACTTTCAGTAATACCGGATGGCTTGC TTATGGTGCTATTCttgagaatttgaaaaatagacAGGATTTGTTGGAAAAGATCAAGGGTTGTGTCGTGGATTCCGGTGGTGATCCAGATATAAGCCCCAAG GTCTGGGCAGCAGGATTTACTGCAGCCATGCTGAAGAAGCGTAGCTCTTTTGCATCTTCTTCAGTAGAAGCTGGAGAAGGAAATGAAGTGGGAAGTCCGTTAACCTCGGGAAACATTCAAGCTAAGGGAGCCATGTTGATGGAAACCGTTCTTTTCGCAGCACTTGAGAAGCTTTTCTCGTTTCTTCTTAATTTGCCTGATGTTAATGA GCGGCTGACGAAGATAATTACTGTCCTTGTCAAGAACCAGCCTTCCTGTCCTCAGCTTTATCTTTACAGTACAGCTGACAAGGTCATTCCAATTCAGTCAGTTGAATCGTTTATCGAAGAGCAGAGGAGAAGTGGGAGAGAGGTTCACTCTTTCAACTTTGGCTCTTCTCCTCATGTAGATCATTACCGAACTTTTCCAGACAAATATGTATCTGTATTACAGAAATTTCTCCAAGAATGTACGCTCATACCCAAAGAAGTGCCCAAAGGGAAAAAACGTCAATAG